One stretch of Pirellulales bacterium DNA includes these proteins:
- a CDS encoding outer membrane protein transport protein: MNVQRIRWAGLALLLPLVVAGTVRADGLIRDGLGAISEGRGGTNIGFADNGAVLYDNPGALVNVAGNGLADIDVDTVIPQVHYTDTKPNNVNSAVRPIPTPELAFIQRSRDRQWAWGIGAFAPAGFGASYQFQNSFAGPQKYQSLDGLGKCLAGLCYRVTDRLSIGGNLGFGINYLDLQGPLYLQNGALAGAPTIVNLQNTGVAPTGGFGIQYLLSPKTTIGLNYISETRFKMGGNMDAMAFGLTPFPIYTKFAATTDLVWPRSLGIGFAHRFNSRNVLAIDTIWYDWSNAFNQVNVNLTNPTNPMVGAVAGQANVQRLPLNWRDTVSLRVGYQWMPDGVNIFRCGYVYHASPVPSGTITPYTDGIMTNTFSLGYSRKIGRAYLNAAYQYMFGPTRSVGTSALTGGDFSNSTLHAQAHVASLGVLVPF; the protein is encoded by the coding sequence ATGAACGTGCAGCGTATTCGATGGGCGGGACTCGCACTTCTCCTGCCGCTGGTGGTAGCGGGCACGGTCCGGGCCGATGGACTGATCCGCGACGGCCTGGGGGCCATCTCCGAGGGCCGCGGCGGCACCAACATCGGCTTCGCCGACAACGGCGCCGTGCTGTACGACAATCCCGGCGCGTTGGTCAACGTGGCCGGCAACGGTCTGGCCGACATCGACGTCGACACCGTGATTCCGCAGGTACATTACACCGACACCAAGCCGAACAACGTTAATTCCGCCGTTCGTCCGATTCCTACGCCCGAATTGGCCTTCATTCAGCGCAGCCGCGACCGGCAATGGGCCTGGGGGATCGGGGCGTTCGCGCCGGCGGGCTTTGGGGCTTCCTACCAGTTCCAGAATTCGTTTGCCGGGCCGCAGAAGTATCAGTCGCTCGACGGGCTGGGCAAGTGCTTGGCCGGCCTCTGCTACCGCGTGACCGACCGGCTTTCCATCGGCGGCAACCTCGGATTTGGCATCAACTATCTCGACCTGCAAGGGCCGCTCTATCTGCAAAACGGCGCGTTGGCGGGAGCGCCAACCATCGTCAACTTGCAGAACACGGGCGTGGCGCCCACCGGCGGATTCGGGATTCAGTACCTTTTGAGCCCCAAGACGACCATCGGCCTGAACTACATCAGCGAGACGCGATTCAAAATGGGCGGCAACATGGACGCCATGGCCTTCGGCTTGACGCCGTTTCCCATTTACACCAAGTTTGCGGCGACGACCGACCTGGTCTGGCCGCGTTCGCTCGGCATCGGATTTGCGCACCGCTTCAACTCCCGTAACGTGCTGGCCATCGATACCATCTGGTACGATTGGTCGAACGCCTTCAACCAGGTGAACGTGAACCTGACGAATCCCACGAACCCCATGGTCGGCGCGGTGGCGGGACAGGCCAATGTTCAGCGGTTGCCTTTGAACTGGCGCGACACGGTGTCGCTCCGAGTGGGCTACCAATGGATGCCCGACGGTGTCAACATCTTTCGCTGCGGCTATGTTTATCACGCCAGCCCGGTGCCCTCGGGCACGATCACTCCTTATACCGACGGTATCATGACGAACACCTTCAGCTTGGGTTACAGCCGAAAAATCGGGCGAGCTTATCTCAACGCCGCCTACCAATACATGTTTGGCCCGACGCGGAGCGTCGGCACGAGCGCCTTGACGGGCGGCGACTTCTCGAATAGCACGCTGCACGCTCAGGCACACGTCGCTTCGCTCGGCGTGTTGGTGCCCTTCTAA